Part of the Brassica oleracea var. oleracea cultivar TO1000 chromosome C8, BOL, whole genome shotgun sequence genome is shown below.
CTTTATGTGAATAAACTAAATGTACTTAAAACATATGCTCATTAATGTTCATGTATGTAAACAGATTGCTATCTCTGCATCTAACACTGGTGGTGCCTGGGACAATGCCAAGAAGTACATTGAGGTACATAACTGTTTTTTCTTACAGCTCAAGTCAAATCAAGTCATTAAATTATTGAGAGTTGTGTTTCAGGCGGGTGTATCAGAGCACGCAAAGAGTCTTGGACCAAAGGGTTCAGAGCCACACAAGGCAGCTGTGATTGGAGACACTATTGGAGACCCATTGAAAGATACTTCAGGACCTTCGTTGAACATCTTGATCAAGCTCATGGCTGTTGAGTCTCTTGTCTTTGCTCCCTTCTTTGCCACTCATGGTGGTATCCTCTTCAAGTACCTCTAAACTCGAACTCTTGAGTGAAGAAGAAAGATGATGATGAAGATGGATTCAAAAGTCCTTTTACCATTCTTGTTTTGTTTTTGCATAGGTGGTTACAAACTCTCTTTTTTTTGTTGATGAGGCTCATTTAAAGAACCAAACCAAATGATGTTTCTATCTCTTTTTGTGTTGTCTTAGATTTAAGAAAACCACCAAGTACTTGAGTATTGTTTTGTTCTTCTTCGAGACAAATGAGATTTAAGTATCAGTCTTTTGTCGGCATTAGATGATGTATTTATTCTTTCATGACATTGTTACACAAACAACAAATGGTTTAACACAAATATAGTTTCCTAACTAAGTCCCTCTAAGAGCTTCAGCTCCAGCAACAATCTCTAGCAACTCCCCAGTGATCTTAGCCTGTCTCTCCCTATTATAAGCAACCGTAAGACTCTTCTTCAACTCAACCGCATTATCCGTCGCGTTACTCATAGCGCTCATCCTCGACGCCAGCTCACTCGCTAAAGACTCCTGCAACGCCCTCAGAATCTGACTGTTCAAATACAAAGGCATCATCGCATCAAGAATCTGAACAGGATCCTGCTCAAACTGCATCAACGGCGAAATCTCAGGCCTCTCAACCTCAACTTTCCTCCTTTCCACAGAAAGCTTCCCGTCTTTGCTCGTCAGCCTAAACATCTCATCCTCCATAGCGTCAACACACACTCCTTCCACATCACAAGACTCTCCTTTCATTGTCAACGGTAATAAAGTGTGGATCACAGGATCGGATTTCACTAAAGACACGAACTTTGTGTAGACAAGCTCGACCTTATCCACCTCCTCGCTCACAAACAACGAGAACACGTCATCAGCGATCACCTGAGCTTCTTTAGCCGTGGGGTAAACGCCTCCTCCTTCGATACATTTATCGACTTCCACGTCATCTCTCCTGCTAAAGTAAGCGTTCCCTTTCTTCCCTACGCTTACCACAACGCACTCTATCCCTCTCTGCTTCAACTCATCAACTCTAACATTAGCTTTCTTGATCACTGCGTTGTTGAAACCACCGCACAAGCCTTTATCGCCGGTGACGACGACTAAAGCAACTCTCTTTACGGGCCTAACGTTGCTGAGAGGGAAGTCGATGTCTTCCAATTGAGCGCATTGGTTGATCGAGTGGAGGATCCCGACTAGGGTTTCGGTGAAAGGTCTGCAGTTGATCACGGCTTCTTGAGCTCGGCGAACCCTAGCCGCCGCGACTAGCTTCATCGCTTCTGTGATCTTTTGAGTGTTCTTCACGGTGTCGATTCGTTCTCGTAGCTCGCGGATTCCGGCTCGGATTTGGAGTGAGGGTGACGGAGATCTCGAGGGGAATCGATCTGGGCTTCGTCGTGGGTTTGTAGTGAGTGGGAAAGAGATGGACTTTGAGGTGGAAAAGGATTTTGAGTTCGTAGGAGACGGCAAGAGCCATGAGGTCGAGATCGAACCTGTCATTTTTCGTTTGGGAAAGACGAGAGATCTGAGGTTTGATCCTCTTTGAGGTGATAAGTGTAGAGAAAGAGAACTTCAGGGCTCTTTTTGTAATTATAAAGTTTTACGAGGGCTTATTATAAAAACATAGAGCTATCCTTATGACTAACGGTCTCCTCAGTCCTCCTGTAAATAACCCGAATGGCCTTTGAATCCATCAAGAAGGAGCTCTTTGGGAGATTGCATCAGGTTTATATGAAGCAGGTGTTTGGTGGTGTCTTTGTTCCCATGAAAGACTATCATCATCGTCTTAAATTATAAGTCGTAGAGTTTGGTGGATTTTGATACAGAACAAACATTCCCATGAAAAACATTCATTAATACAGAACAAGATAATTGAAAAATAATATTCAGTTATACAACATATAAGCTTTTGACTTATAGATAAAGCTCCCAATCATATCGTTGGAAGATACAAACTTATACTATACAACAAACGGTGGGTAACGTGGGATTTTCTACAGTTTTGACATGATTTAAATACTTTTTGACAACCAGTAAATCACAGAGTTTACCGTTACGGCATGATGAAAGAGACCTCATCAGAGATTCAGGAAGCGGCTAGATATTTCTCCCATGTACCGTATTTTGAGCTGAAAGTTCCACCACCAAACTGCTGTGCGTACTCGCAGATCACCGTCCGAGCGCAAGCGTCCCATGTCTTGGCTATGTCTTTGAGCGACATAGGCTGTGACAGACTTCTTAGCAAAATGTTGAATCTTGCCATAGCTTTGGACGAAAGGTCCTCGTTCTCTTTGCTGTGCAAGCAATCACGCCATGTTAAGTTAAGCTAAGAAGATGATCCAGTTTCTTATAGAGATGTTTCTAGAGACATGAGCTGACTTTGGACTATGGTAAAAGTTTTGCCTGTACCTGGTTTCGACCGGGAGTTTATCCAGGAGAGATGGAGAGCCGTTGGGGTAGCTACAAGGTACCAGCAGACGCAATGGTTGAATAGGAGACTGACAGAAGCACACAACATATTTGAAATTAAGGATAATTGAAATGATTTCTTTTCCACAGAATCTTAACGATATAACCATGCTAATGCTTACCATTTGGGTTGATGAGAGATGAGCCTTCAAGGCTGGGCTGAGAGAAACAGCTATAAACGAAAATTTTACTGTTGTTCCCTCACACCCTTTCCTTGCTGTTGCTCCCTCACTAGGATCAGCAGCATCTTCATCATCACTAATCTCAACAACTGTATCTATCAGCCGCTGGTTTATCTCCTTGATTTCCTCCAAAAGGGCATGATCGGTCTGCAGTCCAAGATTGAGTCCTCATAATATTTAAAGTTGAAACATTGTGCTTCTGAATCTAAGGGAAGTCTTAACTTAAAAAACCATACCTCAGTTCTTGCCTTCTTGCCATCAGAAGTCGCAGTAGATTCCAGATCAGATGTTCCCGAACATGCAAACTGCTTGTAGTTGTCACCAACGCTTCCTTCTAATGAAGAAACGCTTAATGGCATCGCGGTTGTGTGACGCTTCATTTTTTTGGTCGCCATCATTCCCTCTTGCGTCATAAAGTTTCTTGCTTGGAGACGACACTTGGTCATTGCAACCAAGTCCTCGCCAACTGAAGCTCTTGAACCGTTTCCTGGGGCTGAACCAGCTATCCTATCAACCATGCTTACAACAGATCCGATGTCACTTACTGCAGAAGAAAGTGCCTGTGGTGAGATGGACTTCACCTGAAAACAACAGAAAGCATACATCAGTGACCAGAACAATGTTTCTACTACAAAAGAGAGATGGCAGCAATAACGCTATCCTGTTGCAATATATAATCTTCAAAAGTTAGTAATGTTACTTACCACTCTGATAAGGCGTTCCATAGGCAGCTCAGTCCCACTTGGTTTTCCAGATGTAATTATCAAAGGATTTAAATTATTTCCATCAGGAGTAATAAACTCCTGAAGGAGAGGAGAGGCAGAGATCCCTGGAGTGCCAATCGCAAGGGACTGAACTACACCTTGCATGCCAGTTGCTTGTTGGCGTGCAGTATTTCCCATTGACAACGAAGAAGCTCCAGAAGGTTTCTCAGAGTCAACTTGCATAGGGGACGGTGCCAAGGGGGTTGAAGGAGATGGGACAATAAAGGGGGAGTTTGCAGGTTGCAGTGGAGTTCCCGTCTTGTTGACAGATGACATCGCAATTTTCTGGTCGATCTGAGGAGACATATGTTGTTGTATCATCTGAGGAGATTGACCTTGCATAAGTTGAGGTGACGTAACAGGAAGCTGGGATCCAGGTTTTAACTGTTGAAGGGGATAGTTAGCACGCTGACCCTGCAGAGAATGTTGCTGAAACATCCCACGGCCGGCATTCATTCCCTGCCTCGCTGTCGAATCATTCATATCATTTTGCGCTACTTGCTGTCTTGCTTGTAGCTGTTGCTGTTGCTGCTGCTGCTGAATTATCTGCTGCTTTAGCTGCTGCTGCATCTGGCGCTGTTGAAACTGCTGTTTGAACTGCTGCGTCATTTGTTGATCTTGCTGTTGCTTCATGTGTTGTTGCTGAAGCAAACTGGAACTTAACTGGGTTTGATTAACATTAGACTGCAGTGTGCTTAACCCACTTTGAGCAGATGCAGAACTGTTATTTACTTGTTGTTGTTGAGAAGTATTTTGTTGCATGGATCCCATGGCAATCTGCTGGGCATTATTCAGTGCATTTCCTTGGCCTGACTCTAGACTAGAAGCTGGCATGGAACTGGGAATGTTCTGCTGTGGAGCTGAAACTCCAGGACGAGATGATAGAAGACTGTTCTGCATATTTGTCAGACTACTCTGTTGTGCCCTTTGCCCAGAAGAACCCGGCATGCTCATTGATTGCATCTGCGGATTTGCTTGACTATCATGAGACTGATCTTGAACGTTCTGAGATTGCTGTTGCTGCATGGGCTGCATCTGAGATTGCGGAAGCTGCCCTTGCTGTACTGGTTTCCTCGGTCTGTGCATATTTAAGAAAGTTATAATCTGCTTCTCATAAAAAGTCACCTTATCCTTTAATGCAGGCACGATATTGGTCTTTGAAACGGATAGGAATTGTATCATTCGCTCCAACATTGTCTTGAATTGTTTCAATTTCTCAAACTGCTCTGATCTTTGTTGCTGTGGAAGAGAATCCTGCTCGAGAGGAAAAAAACAAGAAAAAAGGAATGTACTCAACAAGAAAAGAAACAATCGTATAGATGCAAGCTACCACCGATGTGGGTTAGGGAAGAAACATAGATATCCGATATTTACTTTCTACCGGATAGTGTGTAAGAATACGAGCCTCAAGAGCATTTTTGTTTAAATGGACAACAAGATTCCAAAGTTGTATGATTTTCGTTTGCAATATCGAACCAATTTTGAAATGAATTCATTAGGTACTAGCTACTATTTCGAAGGACATATAAATGCAAACAATTCTCCAAGTAAAAAATAGAAACTTACTTGCTGCAACTTGGCTGTAACTCTCTGATAGATTTCATTAAGATCTGGCAAGTACGCCTCTTTCATTGTTTTGATCTGCAAAAGACGAGCAATATGGTCATACGATTTACTCATACGGAGATATGTATGTTAGATCGACTGCCTTATTGCATCTATCTCTTAGAGATTTAATAAGCGTGGAAAGAATTGGTGAAGGTATAGCAGCCTAATGCTATCTACCTCAAATACTTCTGGCTGCTGACAGCAAGACTAAGAAGCCGAAACATTACCAACTTAAAAAGAGAAAATTACCTTCTGGAAAGCCTCCTCTTGCCAATCAACTCCGTTTGCATTTTCCGTCTGTGCCGTCGAGTCAAGCGATGCTAAAATAATAAAATTGAGTTTGTTCAACATCAGATCCTGCTGAGAGATTATGCAAAATATGAGAACCTAAAGTATTCACAAGGATGCAAAAACATACATGATGGCATCTCTGGAAGGGCTCTTTGGGATTGATATAGTTGTCTCTGGTGGTCCACGACATTTTGAGGTGGAAGCAGGGAACCTGTGACTTGGCCTGAAGATTGTAGCCTTTGTTGCACATCCTGTTGTAGTAGATTAGGTTGCTGTTGCAAACCTAACTGATGATGCGACTGAAGAGGCATCATCTGCTGTTGGGATGGTTGATTCTGTGACTGTTGGCCCTGAGAAGGAAACAAGCCATGGCCAGCCTGATGTGTTCGTTGCATCCCCGTTGGCTGTGATAACATGTGCACCGACTGCTGGTTAGTCTGCAAGTTCGAATTGCCAACCTGGGAATTGAGCAACTGTTGTTGTGGTTGCTGCAATCCGGTAACATTGCTTTGCTGCAATCCGCTAACATTGCTTTGAGTGGCCAGTGGTTGCTGATGCGTAGCCTGAAGGCTGTTTTGTTGAGACATCAATTGCTGGGCCGGTGGCTGTTGCTTCTGCTGCAGCGGTTGCTGCTGCTGTTGCATGTTCATCATATTATTTTGTTGGTTCAGTAGCCTTTGCTGATGTTGCTGCTGCTGCATATCCCCAACAAGATGCTGTCCCATCATCTGCTTCTGTTGGATGCCTGAGCTGTTTGCAGCTTGTTGCCGTATCATTTGGGATTGCTGCTGTTGTAGAGGAGAAATTGACTGCTGCGGCAATGAAGTTTGCTGCTGATGGATTCCAGAGGCTTGTTGTGATTGCGGATGTTGCCTTAGCAGCGAAGATTGATGCTGACGAAGCATAGCCTGTGTCGTAGTCTGCTGCCCAGGTAATTGGGGACTTGATTGCTGATTTGTGTGGAGACCCTGTAGAGGAGCTGAGCTCACAGAGGAGGCCTGGGTCGCAGATGTTGGAATACCAGACTGTTGAGACGAATGCATTTGATTGGGCTGCATCACATTTTGTTGTTGCTGCTGTTGTTGTATGTGTGATGGCAAAAGCGAACTGGGGTTAGGAACATTCCCTGACCCAAAATTCTGCTTGAGAAGTTGCTGCTGTAGCTGTTGCTGATAAAGATATTGTGCACTCTGTGACTGTGGCTGTTGCTGTGAAGACATAGCATGCGGTCTGCCCAGCATCTGCCTTTGGGATCCAGGAAACATATTCGATGAAAGGCCATGTTGCCCAGATGAATCTTGCAACATTCCGGCTACATTTTGCATATTGGAATTCTGGTTCACAACGCTTGCGACGTTATTATGGGTCATGGAAGAAACCGGCGGCATGGAGGATGGCAAAGCAGAAGAACCCATCATTACAGAGGCTGTATTGTTCTGCATGGTTTGGGGCAGCAACGGCTGAGGTGCTTGAGATTGATTGTTTGGTAACGTTCCCGGAAGAAGGTTCCCTTGATTGGTGGGCACTATTCAATGAAAGGTTAAACAGCATAAAATTAGAGAAACGGCCATCCAAAAACCGGATAAACAGTGTTAAGCAAAACATGCTTGACAATTGTGATTACTTGAATCCATGGATGTGCCATTATTAGCGGTAGGAATAGTTGAGGAAGAGCCAGCTGCATTTTGCGATTTAGTCTCCATAGTCAGCATCTTCATGGATATTTTCCGAAGGTAATCAGTCTGAAAGTCGAAATAAAAGAAAATCAAAAATACATGGATTTAGTCTCCCTAGTCAGCGAGGCGCAAACATCTATATTATACCAAACACTAACGAAGCAACCAAAAAAAAGATTCAGCAGCCTGTTAATTACCTGGTTAACAGCACCGCTGAAAATTTTCTCCTCGAATCTGGCAGCAATCCTCCTGAGCTCGTTAATCCCTTCTGGTCCAGAATATGGAAGGTGCTTCTTTAGTGTTTCCATTCTGCGCAAGTGGCAAAGTAAAATAAGTATGAAAAAAAAATATAATTATTAGTTAAGGAACTATAACACCATATCAACCTTGTATTGTCTGATGAAAGAGACATAACACCAGGTAAAACTAAAACTTACATCTTGTTGACAATCTTCTGGCGTGAATCAGGTGGCAATTGAGCTCTCCAGTCACCTGTTTCCATGGCAGGATCTCCACTTGGAAGGGAAGGCCTCCAATTGTTATTATCCATCAAGTGTCCTACACGTTTACATGCCATGAAGGACAAAAAATAGTAAGCATAGACTTATTATAACCCAATCAAAACAAAGAAGAACCCATCATTCCACACTAAATGGATTAGAATCAGCAGAATCTTGCTCAATCATCATCAACCCTATGCAGATCAAAAACCAACTCTTTTGTTTGCTGCTCGTAGCACAAAGCCACAGACTCAAAGCTCAAAGTAGCATATCACAAAAAGAGAATCCAGGAAAGCGAATAAGCATATTCAATCACACCAACAAAGTTCATCTATGCTCAATCGAGAACCACCATCTAAAAAGGCGAATCGAAAAAAGCGAGATTCGAAAAATTTCACCTCAAATTCAGAGACTATCGAGGCGATTTCGCGTCTGGGGGTAACGGTTGCTCCCGGCGATTACGGCTTGATTGAGAAATGATTTTTTTGGGAGATGGATTTAGGGTTTAGCTTGATTGAGAAATGAATTTGACTGATATAAGATCTGAGGAAGGAAACTTGTTTGTCTTAGCTCTTTTAAAGCATACCAATTAGGAATATTTGCAAAATAAATAAATTGTTTTTATTGGTTGGTGTTTCACCTTTTTCTTGCCGGCAAACTGTGTGTATTATTAAAACGTTTGTGTACGAGAATCTTCCACTAAAGATCAACTATGTATTGTTCAAAAACAAACAAAATCAGCTATGTAATAGATAAATTAATCACTATTAAATTACATGTAATCTTTTGACCAGCATAGGCTCCGATTGGTAACCGCAATTCTAATAGTATAACCGGTGCGAAATTTAAGTGCAGTACGGTACAACTGCGATTCGTGTGGTTTGCGGGACAACTGCGGATTTGGTAAAAAAAAAAATGCAGGTTTGACAAAAGATACGGTTTTTATTAGAAAAATAATGAAATAAATATATTAACACAATTAGAAATTAATTTGTTTTCTTATTGACAATGTCATAATATTTTCATTTTTATAATTTTAAATATTAAAATTAATCTAAAATAAAAATTTGTATATAAAGATATATCAATATAAATTTAACTACTATTTTTTAAAATATAAATACAAATTAAAAGATATTGTAAATAAAGTGTTAAATAACAAATAAAAAATTCTATATAACAAATTTTAAATCCTTATATATATTCATAAAAATATTAAAGTTTTTATATAAAACAAATTATATATCTTGTCGAACAATAATTTTTGCCTATATAAAAACATGACTACAACTTTGTAAAATAAATATTAATTTCTTAATGTTAAATGTACAGTATAAATTGTTTCAGAATATAAACTATTTTCTAAGAATTTTATTTTCATTTTAGGTAATATGATATTATAATTGAATTGTTTTTATTTGAAATTTATAGACTAGGGTTAACATGTTTGAGAGATAAATACATGAAGAACCTATACACAGAAATGCTTATGTAGGTGTCTTTAGTTTGCTTAGAAGGATGTACATAGAATACGTATAGTTCATTTATAGTTACAATATATTTGGTGTCAAATCAAAATAATAATCTATTATCATATAATCATGTTTTCTCTCCTGTGAAGCTGCCACGTCGTCATCCACATCAGAAAATCATGTTCTGTGACGTCGACACGTGTCCGGCTGGCTCAAAACGCTGCGCTTCATTTAATTTAAGAATCTGATGGGTTTTTAACTATGTGCGTAAAACTATATGGTTTTGGCCTACAAATTACATATTCTGTGTGAGGCCCGCCGACCCATTCTTGGAAACCCTATACTTAATGCAGTGAAAAAGTGGCGTTAGTCTTTTTCATGCGGCAACTTTGCAACGACTGAGCTTCTCTTAGATCTCTGATACGGTTCGAGTTTGTGGCTTTTTCATGATAACTCTCCCATTAATTCGATCAGGCGGTGTATTTTCGGATATAAATATGTCAGTATTTTTCATCTCGAAATCATCTCTCTGGCTTCTTTCTTTGCTTCCATCTTTCTTTGGGTGAAGATAACACATGTCGAAAAGAAAGTGGAGACTTGGTGTTAAACGGAGCTTCATTAGAGATTGAAGGTGGAACATCAAATCCATCTGAATCAGCAACATTAGGCTGTGCGGTGGTGGACTCTGCGATGCTTTTTGCTTCCGAAACTGCTCAAGCTGAATCCCATGAAAATTAACACACAATCTCAGTTCTAATAATCATGGAGAATTTCAAGTGATTCAAAGATCGAACAAAAGGGGCATGGATGATATGATGATCTAAATCTACCTTACGGCGTCCAGCTTCAGCGACCTCCTGCCTCCGCCTAACCTGAGCTGATTACAAAAAATTCAAATCCTTTTTTCTTTTTAGTTGGCATTGAAGCCA
Proteins encoded:
- the LOC106309513 gene encoding ATP synthase gamma chain 2, chloroplastic codes for the protein MTGSISTSWLLPSPTNSKSFSTSKSISFPLTTNPRRSPDRFPSRSPSPSLQIRAGIRELRERIDTVKNTQKITEAMKLVAAARVRRAQEAVINCRPFTETLVGILHSINQCAQLEDIDFPLSNVRPVKRVALVVVTGDKGLCGGFNNAVIKKANVRVDELKQRGIECVVVSVGKKGNAYFSRRDDVEVDKCIEGGGVYPTAKEAQVIADDVFSLFVSEEVDKVELVYTKFVSLVKSDPVIHTLLPLTMKGESCDVEGVCVDAMEDEMFRLTSKDGKLSVERRKVEVERPEISPLMQFEQDPVQILDAMMPLYLNSQILRALQESLASELASRMSAMSNATDNAVELKKSLTVAYNRERQAKITGELLEIVAGAEALRGT
- the LOC106309510 gene encoding mediator of RNA polymerase II transcription subunit 15a-like, whose protein sequence is MDNNNWRPSLPSGDPAMETGDWRAQLPPDSRQKIVNKIMETLKKHLPYSGPEGINELRRIAARFEEKIFSGAVNQTDYLRKISMKMLTMETKSQNAAGSSSTIPTANNGTSMDSMPTNQGNLLPGTLPNNQSQAPQPLLPQTMQNNTASVMMGSSALPSSMPPVSSMTHNNVASVVNQNSNMQNVAGMLQDSSGQHGLSSNMFPGSQRQMLGRPHAMSSQQQPQSQSAQYLYQQQLQQQLLKQNFGSGNVPNPSSLLPSHIQQQQQQQNVMQPNQMHSSQQSGIPTSATQASSVSSAPLQGLHTNQQSSPQLPGQQTTTQAMLRQHQSSLLRQHPQSQQASGIHQQQTSLPQQSISPLQQQQSQMIRQQAANSSGIQQKQMMGQHLVGDMQQQQHQQRLLNQQNNMMNMQQQQQPLQQKQQPPAQQLMSQQNSLQATHQQPLATQSNVSGLQQSNVTGLQQPQQQLLNSQVGNSNLQTNQQSVHMLSQPTGMQRTHQAGHGLFPSQGQQSQNQPSQQQMMPLQSHHQLGLQQQPNLLQQDVQQRLQSSGQVTGSLLPPQNVVDHQRQLYQSQRALPEMPSSSLDSTAQTENANGVDWQEEAFQKIKTMKEAYLPDLNEIYQRVTAKLQQDSLPQQQRSEQFEKLKQFKTMLERMIQFLSVSKTNIVPALKDKVTFYEKQIITFLNMHRPRKPVQQGQLPQSQMQPMQQQQSQNVQDQSHDSQANPQMQSMSMPGSSGQRAQQSSLTNMQNSLLSSRPGVSAPQQNIPSSMPASSLESGQGNALNNAQQIAMGSMQQNTSQQQQVNNSSASAQSGLSTLQSNVNQTQLSSSLLQQQHMKQQQDQQMTQQFKQQFQQRQMQQQLKQQIIQQQQQQQQLQARQQVAQNDMNDSTARQGMNAGRGMFQQHSLQGQRANYPLQQLKPGSQLPVTSPQLMQGQSPQMIQQHMSPQIDQKIAMSSVNKTGTPLQPANSPFIVPSPSTPLAPSPMQVDSEKPSGASSLSMGNTARQQATGMQGVVQSLAIGTPGISASPLLQEFITPDGNNLNPLIITSGKPSGTELPMERLIRVVKSISPQALSSAVSDIGSVVSMVDRIAGSAPGNGSRASVGEDLVAMTKCRLQARNFMTQEGMMATKKMKRHTTAMPLSVSSLEGSVGDNYKQFACSGTSDLESTATSDGKKARTETDHALLEEIKEINQRLIDTVVEISDDEDAADPSEGATARKGCEGTTVKFSFIAVSLSPALKAHLSSTQMSPIQPLRLLVPCSYPNGSPSLLDKLPVETSKENEDLSSKAMARFNILLRSLSQPMSLKDIAKTWDACARTVICEYAQQFGGGTFSSKYGTWEKYLAAS